One Polynucleobacter sp. SHI8 genomic window, AGAAGCACTTGTTCTGATGGGTAAGATACCCAGAGCAGTTGTGCGCCCACCACTTGTAAAAATTCATGATACGGAACGTGCAAAAATTAAACAAGCATTAATCAATGCAGGTTTGATGGCAGCTTAGATCGTTTTATGACACAAGTTAAGTTGCCTCTTGCACAAGAGAATTCGAGGTTTAGTGCTTTAAATGGAATTCGAGTTCTTGACCTTAGTACATCTGTTGCAGGACCCTATGGATGTCAAATATTAGCTGATTTTGGTGCTGAAGTTGTCAAAATTGAAAAGCCCAATGGTGGTGATGACTCAAGAGCTTGGGGTCCTCCTTTTTTAGATGATCAGTCACTTTGGTATTTAAGTGTAAATCGCAATAAATCAAGTGTTGTCATTGATATGACTAGCCCAAAAGGGCAAGAGTTACTGCATCGATTAGCTAAAGAAGCAGATATTGTTGTTACTAATTTTTTACCGAGATTGCAAACGAAATTGCAAGTTGATTATGAAACATTAAAGTTGATTAATCCACAGTTGATTCATATATCCCTTACAGGTTTTGGTTTAGAGGGCGCACGAAGTTCATTCCCTTGTTATGACCTCATTGCCGAAGGCTATAGTGGCGTCATGGAAATGACAGGAGAAATCGATCAAGATCCGCAAAAAGTAGGCACACCTGCCGCAGATTTATTAGCCGGTATGGATTTGGCCTTGGCTGCTATGGCTTCAATTATTCAAAGAAATCAAGATGGTAAAGGGTACTCTGTTGATATTGCCATGATTGATAGTATGACGCGCTTTATGGCACCAAGACTTTCATCCTATTTAGGGTCAGGTATTTTGCCCAGAAGAGATGGTGCAAAAGAGAGTGTCATCGCTATTTATCAAGTATTTAAAACGGCAGATGAATTAATCACATTAGGCCTCGGAAATGACGCAATCTGGAAACGTTTTTGGACGATTTTAGGAGAGGAATCATTCATTACTGATTCAAAGTATCTCAGTAATACTGATCGAAGAGCATGCCGCAGTGAATTGGTAAATGAGATTCAAAAGCGCCTGTTAACTCAACCACGCGCATATTGGTTGGAACTATTCCAGAAATCAGGAATTCCTGCAGGACCGATTAATCGTTTAGATCAAATTGCTGCTGATCCAGAAATGCATGCACGAGGCATGTTTTACGAAGTTGAACGAGAAGGTAAGCGAATTCCTCAAATTGGTTTTGGAATACGTATTGATGGTTCAAGTTCTTATTGTGAGAAACCACCACCAAGGCTAGCCGAAGATACACAAGTGATCTTTGAAAATTGGTTAGGCTTATCTAAAGAAGAAATCTTTCAATTTGCAAAAGATCAAGTAATCCATATTTTTAACCCATAGAACTCATATTAAGGAGCATCAAGTGACTTACGAAACCATATTGTTTGAAGAAGAAGGGCCAGTTGCTTGGATTACTCTAAATCGTCCTGACGATGGCAATATGTTTACCGAGACAATGTGTCATGAGCTGAGAGACTGTATCAATGAAATACGTCGTGAAACCAGAACTCGAGTAGTCGTATTAACGGGCGCTGGAGATAAGTTTTTTTGTATTGGTGGTAGAAAAGATGGCATGCCAGAAACGAATTTATATGCAGGCGTATTGCCTACTTTGGAGATGTATGAAGCGATTGAGCGTCTTCAAAAACCCGTGATTGCCAGTGTTAATGGCTTTGCTGTTGGTGGGGGTAACGTTCTTCAGGTGGTCTGTGACCTAACCATTGCCAAGGAAAGTGCTATTTTTAGGCAAGTAGGACCGATGATGGGTAGCTTTGATGCAGGCTATGGAACTTGGTATCTTGAAGATTTGATAGGGAAAAAAAGAGCAAAAGAAATG contains:
- a CDS encoding CoA transferase, with product MTQVKLPLAQENSRFSALNGIRVLDLSTSVAGPYGCQILADFGAEVVKIEKPNGGDDSRAWGPPFLDDQSLWYLSVNRNKSSVVIDMTSPKGQELLHRLAKEADIVVTNFLPRLQTKLQVDYETLKLINPQLIHISLTGFGLEGARSSFPCYDLIAEGYSGVMEMTGEIDQDPQKVGTPAADLLAGMDLALAAMASIIQRNQDGKGYSVDIAMIDSMTRFMAPRLSSYLGSGILPRRDGAKESVIAIYQVFKTADELITLGLGNDAIWKRFWTILGEESFITDSKYLSNTDRRACRSELVNEIQKRLLTQPRAYWLELFQKSGIPAGPINRLDQIAADPEMHARGMFYEVEREGKRIPQIGFGIRIDGSSSYCEKPPPRLAEDTQVIFENWLGLSKEEIFQFAKDQVIHIFNP
- a CDS encoding enoyl-CoA hydratase-related protein; the protein is MTYETILFEEEGPVAWITLNRPDDGNMFTETMCHELRDCINEIRRETRTRVVVLTGAGDKFFCIGGRKDGMPETNLYAGVLPTLEMYEAIERLQKPVIASVNGFAVGGGNVLQVVCDLTIAKESAIFRQVGPMMGSFDAGYGTWYLEDLIGKKRAKEMWMLNPRISAKDALAMGLINRVVPDDQLKEETRKMALEIADRGPFAIASIKAAFSARHGGVSGLSRVTHDLLLRPYLDTDESHELRESFAERRKPNSDKFGI